Proteins encoded by one window of Haematobia irritans isolate KBUSLIRL chromosome 2, ASM5000362v1, whole genome shotgun sequence:
- the LOC142224531 gene encoding uncharacterized protein LOC142224531 yields the protein MLFPDETYEDYHRRINSSKSNQSKTTHSRANSPHRSLEERRSHKSRNNSAKSQGSSGRESAGGSTSNSGSYKKTKDFFENIPEIEDEHLPSNYEQHAGRRRTYKHSKTSKDNDGFEDDPSDLSTNPIFLRKCEAFIQHYRIRPDFFCQYYKAIR from the coding sequence ATGTTGTTCCCAGATGAAACCTATGAAGATTATCACCGACGTATAAATTCCTCAAAATCGAATCAATCGAAAACAACACACTCGAGGGCTAATTCGCCCCACAGAAGTTTGGAAGAACGTCGTTCGCATAAAAGTCGAAATAACTCTGCTAAGTCACAAGGTAGCAGCGGGCGGGAAAGTGCGGGTGGAAGTACCAGCAATAGTGGAAGTTATAAAAAAACCaaggatttttttgaaaatataccaGAAATCGAAGATGAACATTTGCCTTCTAATTATGAACAACATGCAGGGAGAAGAAGGACCTACAAACACTCTAAAACTTCAAAAGATAATGATGGATTTGAAGACGACCCTTCGGATTTGTCCACCAATCcaatatttttgcgaaaatgtgAGGCTTTCATACAGCATTATCGTATACGTCCCGATTTCTTTTGTCAGTATTACAAGGCTATTAGGTGA